One stretch of Passer domesticus isolate bPasDom1 chromosome 2, bPasDom1.hap1, whole genome shotgun sequence DNA includes these proteins:
- the NHS gene encoding actin remodeling regulator NHS isoform X5, whose protein sequence is MLGQRPKNPIHNIPSTLDKQTNWSKALPLPTPEEKMKQDAQVISSCIIPINVTGVGFDREASIRCSLVHSQSVLQRRRKLRRRKTISGIPRRVQQEIDSDESPVARERNVIVHTNPEFSGSSNRRLGTRDSECQTEEILIAAPSRRRIRAQRGQSVVASLSHSTGNILVLADNGDAVFAAAVSNRIRSRSLPREGARASEGHQDATTKSAGYEAEHFLAGQERIPKKGKEILSKQGSQECQPIGLTCPQHLHSPEHSISERGRSRLSRMVDSGSCEISSNSDTFGSPIHSISTAGVLLSSHMDQKDDHQSSSGNWSGSSSTCPSQTSETIPPAASPPLTGSSHCDSELSLNTAPNANEDSSVFITEQFGDHADKVRGHRASSFTSTVADLLDDPNNSNTSDSEWNYLHHHHDASCRQDFSPERPKADSLGCPSFTSMATYDSFLEKTPSDKADTSSHFSVDTEGYYTSMHFDCGLKGNKSYICNYAAPGSESGQTGSMASSLADCAWQECVGHRRQARQCISLKKPKAKPAPPKRSSSLRKSEGSTDLPDKKEPKIGGGQHVSHTAREMKLPLEFSNTPSRVEGPSLPAKQELPWPNQDDGGLKDTQFDTASIPSFKDEGAEQPHYADLWLLNDLKSSDPYRSLSNSSTATGTTVIECIKSPESSESQTSQSGSRATTPSLPSVDNEFKLASPEKLAGLASPSSGYSSQSETPTSSFPTAFFSGPLSPGGSKRKPKVPERKSSLQQPLSKDGTASVSKDLELPIIPPTHLDLSALHNVLSKPFAHRHQLHTFSHSKQSAVGEALQPGPPSALAITPSVLKSVHLRAVNKPEGVKHKGSTPDLLCIQETTLMATEVSPGKMRPLLAKKPVSRQYSTDEAIMLYIDTSPAEAGPGKPPLEKSSSFGGQNSCDREAVTSASVGLVEIKPGKDQTHLAAEHLPESSLNQTAAIPMDGFQKGSAVPTSDDEIKKPVQGAETVKDLQQEVQAQQELSTGSEEKVEAGPVDESPAQAEGPAITYQFKHEPDVSHHVPGSISYEAEMTAVDSLSEEGYKQENDITSGIPTKSASDDSRADETVGSTDEPSLKESSPSDESIMSPLSEESQADTEDVFVSPNKPRTTEDLFAVIHRSKRKVLGRKDSGDLSVRNRLRASSGTSSQPPTSSTLPTSNMPPASNVGTPISSQRSPGLIYRNAKKSNTSNEEFKLLLLKKGSRSDSSYRMSATEILKSPILPKSPGELTADALQSTEESPPTTSPDALSPLSPCSPRVNTEGFSSKNFPMSASSRVGRSRAPPAASSSRYSVRCRLYNTPMQAISEGETENSDGSPHDDRSSQSST, encoded by the exons ATGTTAGGGCAGAGGCCGAAAAATCCAATACATAATATCCCTTCTACACTGGATAAACAAACCAATTGGAGTAAAGCACTACCTCTCCCAACTCCAgaggagaaaatgaaacaagATGCCCAAGTGATTTCTTCTTGCATTATCCCCATCAATGTCACTG GAGTTGGTTTTGACAGAGAGGCTAGTATACGCTGCTCTCTTGTTCATTCACAATCTGTACTACAGCGGAGACGAAAGTTGAGGAGGAGGAAAACCATCTCTGGCATCCCCAGAAGAGTGCAACAAGAAATAG ATTCAGACGAGTCGCCAGTGGCGAGAGAGCGCAATGTGATTGTGCACACAAACCCAGAATTCTCTGGCTCCAGCAACAGGAGGTTGGGGACCCGGGATTCGGAGTGCCAGACAGAAGAAATCCTGATTGCTGCTCCCTCCCGGCGACGGATCCGTGCCCAGCGGGGTCAGAGCGTTGTTGCCTCCCTCTCCCACTCCACTGGCAACATCCTGGTGCTGGCGGACAACGGGGATGCagtctttgctgctgctgtgagcaaCCGCATCCGCTCGCGGAGCCTTCCCCGCGAGGGCGCCCGGGCCAGCGAGGGCCATCAGGATGCCACCACCAAGAGTGCAGGGTACGAAGCAGAGCACTTCCTAGCTGGTCAGGAGAGGATCCCGAAAAAGGGGAAGGAGATCTTGAGCAAGCAGGGTTCACAGGAGTGCCAGCCTATTGGTTTAACGTGTCCTCAGCACCTGCATAGCCCCGAGCACAGCATCAGCGAGAGGGGGAGATCGCGGCTGTCAAGGATGGTTGATTCAGGCAGCTGTGAAATTTCATCCAACTCAGACACCTTCGGGAGCCCAATTCACTCCATCTCCACAGCAGGAGTCCTGCTCAGTAGCCATATGGACCAGAAAGATGACCACCAGTCCTCCAGTGGCAACTGGAGCGGGAGCAGCTCCACGTGTCCCTCCCAGACATCTGAAACCattcctcctgctgcctctcctccacTAACAGGCTCTTCACACTGTGACTCCGAGCTGTCACTCAATACCGCTCCCAATGCCAACGAGGACTCCAGTGTCTTCATCACAGAGCAGTTTGGTGACCATGCAGACAAGGTCAGGGGCCACAGGGCAAGCTCCTTCACATCCACTGTGGCAGATTTACTGGATGACCCCAACAACAGCAACACGAGCGACAGTGAATGGAACTACCTGCACCATCACCATGACGCCTCCTGTCGCCAGGATTTCAGCCCTGAGCGCCCAAAGGCAGACAGCCTGGGATGTCCCAGCTTTACCAGCATGGCCACCTATGACAGCTTCCTTGAAAAGACTCCCTCTGACAAGGCAGACACTAGCTCACACTTTTCTGTGGATACTGAAGGATACTATACCTCCATGCACTTTGATTGCGGTCTGAAGGGTAATAAAAGCTATATTTGCAACTATGCAGCCCCAGGCTCCGAGAGTGGCCAGACCGGGAGCATGGCTTCCAGCCTAGCCGACTGTGCCTGGCAGGAGTGCGTGGGCCACAGGAGGCAGGCACGGCAGTGCATCTCACTGAAGAAACCAAAGGCAAAGCCAGCCCCACCAAAACGCAGCTCATCTTTGAGGAAATCAGAGGGCAGCACCGACCTTCCTGACAAGAAAGAACCAAAGATCGGTGGTGGGCAGCATGTTTCTCACACTGCCAGGGAGATGAAGCTGCCCCTTGAGTTTTCAAACACACCTTCCCGAGTGGAAGGCCCCAGCCTGCCAGCCAAACAGGAGCTTCCCTGGCCAAACCAGGATGATGGCGGGTTAAAGGACACTCAATTTGACACCGCCAGTATCCCCTCCTTTAAAGATGAAGGTGCTGAACAACCTCACTATGCAGACCTCTGGCTTCTGAACGACTTGAAATCTAGTGATCCTTACAGGTCCTTGTCCAATTCAAGCACTGCTACGGGTACTACAGTCATAGAGTGCATCAAGTCACCAGAGAGCTCTGAATCCCAGACGTCTCAGTCTGGGTCACGAGCTACAACCCCATCCCTCCCCTCTGTTGATAATGAGTTTAAGCTGGCCTCCCCGGAGAAGTTGGCAGGGTTAGCCTCACCCTCCAGTGGGTACTCCAGCCAGTCAGAGACACCCACCTCTTCTTTTCCGACAGCTTTCTTTTCAGGACCATTGTCTCCAGGGGGGAGCAAGAGGAAGCCGAAAGTTCCAGAGAGGAAGTCATCGCTGCAGCAGCCACTTTCAAAAGATGGCACCGCCTCAGTGAGCAAAGACCTCGAACTTCCGATTATACCTCCTACTCACCTTGACCTAAGTGCTCTTCACAATGTCTTGAGCAAGCCCTTCGCTCACAGGCACCAGCTGCATACCTTTAGCCACAGCAAGCAAAGCGCAGTCGGGGAAGCCCTGCAGCCCGGCCCTCCCTCTGCCCTCGCCATCACACCCTCCGTTCTCAAGTCAGTCCACCTCCGGGCAGTCAACAAGCCTGAAGGAGTGAAACATAAAGGCAGTACCCCAGACCTGCTCTGCATACAGGAGACCACCTTGATGGCAACTGAGGTCTCTCCAGGCAAAATGAGGCCACTCTTAGCTAAGAAACCAGTATCACGCCAGTACTCTACAGATGAGGCCATAATGCTGTACATTGACACTTCCCCAGCAGAAGCAGGCCCTGGAAAGCCACCTTTAGAGAAAAGCTCCTCTTTTGGTGGGCAGAATAGCTGTGATAGAGAAGCTGTAACTTCAGCAAGTGTGGGTCTGGTTGAAATCAAGCCTGGGAAGGACCAAACACACCTGGCTGCTGAACACTTACCAGAAAGCTCTCTGAATCAGACAGCTGCCATCCCCATGGATGGCTTTCAGAAGGGCTCAGCTGTCCCCACAAGTGATGATGAAATAAAGAAACCTGTTCAGGGAGCAGAAACAGTGAAGGATCTTCAGCAGGAAGTGCAGGCTCAGCAAGAGCTCTCCACAGGCAGCGAGGAGAAGGTGGAAGCTGGGCCCGTGGATGAAAGCCCAGCTCAGGCTGAGGGACCGGCCATCACCTATCAATTTAAGCACGAACCCGATGTAAGCCACCATGTGCCTGGGAGTATCAGCTACGAAGCAGAGATGACAGCAGTAGATTCACTCAGTGAAGAGGGTTACAAGCAGGAAAATGATATCACATCAGGTATCCCAACCAAAAGTGCCTCTGATGACAGCAGGGCAGACGAGACGGTGGGCAGCACAGATGAGCCTTCACTGAAAG AGTCTTCTCCAAGCGATGAGTCCATCATGTCTCCACTGAGCGAGGAGTCACAGGCTGACACTGAGGATGTCTTTGTGTCTCCAAATAAACCTCGTACTACTGAGGATCTATTTGCAGTCATTCACAG ATCAAAAAGGAAAGTTCTTGGGAGAAAGGATTCTGGAGACCTTTCCGTAAGAAACAGATTGAGAGCTTCATCTGGGACCAGCAGCCAGCCTCCCACCAGCAGCACACTGCCTACCAGCAACATGCCACCAGCCAGCAACGTGGGCACTCCCATTAGCAGTCAGAGGTCCCCTGGGCTCATATACAGGAATGCCAAAAAGTCCAACACATCCAATGAGGAGTTTAAGCTACTGCTCCTCAAAAAGGGCAGCCGATCTGATTCCAGCTACAGGATGTCTGCCACAGAAATTCTGAAAAGTCCTATTTTGCCCAAGTCTCCTGGAGAGCTGACAGCAGACGCCCTTCAAAGCACGGAAGAGTCTCCTCCCACAACGAGCCCTGATGCATTATCGCCgctctccccctgctcccccagggtCAACACGGAAGGATTCTCCTCCAAGAACTTCCCCATGTCGGCGTCCTCGCGGGTGGGGCGGTCGCGGGCGCCGccggcagccagcagcagccggTACAGCGTGCGCTGCAGGCTGTACAACACGCCCATGCAGGCCATCTCCGAGGGGGAGACCGAGAACTCGGATGGCAGCCCCCACGACGACCGGTCTTCTCAAAGCTCTACATAG
- the NHS gene encoding actin remodeling regulator NHS isoform X4, which translates to MTEGPHNAVSNLDAESKLSVYYRAPWHQQRNIFLPSTRPPCVEELHHHAKQHLRALRREHRSRGDNREQKVQGPIAVVAPPFPPFPAIRSQKRHAIKDRHLLPFNSTRSPSPIECCHMTPWSRKSHPPEDEDTDVMLGQRPKNPIHNIPSTLDKQTNWSKALPLPTPEEKMKQDAQVISSCIIPINVTGVGFDREASIRCSLVHSQSVLQRRRKLRRRKTISGIPRRVQQEIDSDESPVARERNVIVHTNPEFSGSSNRRLGTRDSECQTEEILIAAPSRRRIRAQRGQSVVASLSHSTGNILVLADNGDAVFAAAVSNRIRSRSLPREGARASEGHQDATTKSAGYEAEHFLAGQERIPKKGKEILSKQGSQECQPIGLTCPQHLHSPEHSISERGRSRLSRMVDSGSCEISSNSDTFGSPIHSISTAGVLLSSHMDQKDDHQSSSGNWSGSSSTCPSQTSETIPPAASPPLTGSSHCDSELSLNTAPNANEDSSVFITEQFGDHADKVRGHRASSFTSTVADLLDDPNNSNTSDSEWNYLHHHHDASCRQDFSPERPKADSLGCPSFTSMATYDSFLEKTPSDKADTSSHFSVDTEGYYTSMHFDCGLKGNKSYICNYAAPGSESGQTGSMASSLADCAWQECVGHRRQARQCISLKKPKAKPAPPKRSSSLRKSEGSTDLPDKKEPKIGGGQHVSHTAREMKLPLEFSNTPSRVEGPSLPAKQELPWPNQDDGGLKDTQFDTASIPSFKDEGAEQPHYADLWLLNDLKSSDPYRSLSNSSTATGTTVIECIKSPESSESQTSQSGSRATTPSLPSVDNEFKLASPEKLAGLASPSSGYSSQSETPTSSFPTAFFSGPLSPGGSKRKPKVPERKSSLQQPLSKDGTASVSKDLELPIIPPTHLDLSALHNVLSKPFAHRHQLHTFSHSKQSAVGEALQPGPPSALAITPSVLKSVHLRAVNKPEGVKHKGSTPDLLCIQETTLMATEVSPGKMRPLLAKKPVSRQYSTDEAIMLYIDTSPAEAGPGKPPLEKSSSFGGQNSCDREAVTSASVGLVEIKPGKDQTHLAAEHLPESSLNQTAAIPMDGFQKGSAVPTSDDEIKKPVQGAETVKDLQQEVQAQQELSTGSEEKVEAGPVDESPAQAEGPAITYQFKHEPDVSHHVPGSISYEAEMTAVDSLSEEGYKQENDITSGIPTKSASDDSRADETVGSTDEPSLKESSPSDESIMSPLSEESQADTEDVFVSPNKPRTTEDLFAVIHRSKRKVLGRKDSGDLSVRNRLRASSGTSSQPPTSSTLPTSNMPPASNVGTPISSQRSPGLIYRNAKKSNTSNEEFKLLLLKKGSRSDSSYRMSATEILKSPILPKSPGELTADALQSTEESPPTTSPDALSPLSPCSPRVNTEGFSSKNFPMSASSRVGRSRAPPAASSSRYSVRCRLYNTPMQAISEGETENSDGSPHDDRSSQSST; encoded by the exons CTGTCTCCAACCTTGATGCAGAGAGCAAACTGAGTGTCTATTACCGAGCGCCTTGGCACCAGCAAAGAAACATCTTCCTCCCCTCCACCCGCCCGCCCTGCGTGGAGGAGCTGCACCACCACGCCAAGCAGCACCTGCGAGCCCTGCGCAGAG AACATCGAAGCCGGGGTGATAACAGAGAGCAAAAAGTCCAAGGCCCCATTGCTGTGGTGGCTCCcccctttcctcccttccctgcaaTCCGCAGCCAAAAGAGGCACGCGATAAAGGACCGGCATTTGCTACCA TTTAACAGCACCCGTTCGCCCTCCCCAATTGAGTGTTGCCACATGACCCCCTGGAGTAGAAAG TCCCATCCACCAGAGGACGAAGATACAGATGTCATGTTAGGGCAGAGGCCGAAAAATCCAATACATAATATCCCTTCTACACTGGATAAACAAACCAATTGGAGTAAAGCACTACCTCTCCCAACTCCAgaggagaaaatgaaacaagATGCCCAAGTGATTTCTTCTTGCATTATCCCCATCAATGTCACTG GAGTTGGTTTTGACAGAGAGGCTAGTATACGCTGCTCTCTTGTTCATTCACAATCTGTACTACAGCGGAGACGAAAGTTGAGGAGGAGGAAAACCATCTCTGGCATCCCCAGAAGAGTGCAACAAGAAATAG ATTCAGACGAGTCGCCAGTGGCGAGAGAGCGCAATGTGATTGTGCACACAAACCCAGAATTCTCTGGCTCCAGCAACAGGAGGTTGGGGACCCGGGATTCGGAGTGCCAGACAGAAGAAATCCTGATTGCTGCTCCCTCCCGGCGACGGATCCGTGCCCAGCGGGGTCAGAGCGTTGTTGCCTCCCTCTCCCACTCCACTGGCAACATCCTGGTGCTGGCGGACAACGGGGATGCagtctttgctgctgctgtgagcaaCCGCATCCGCTCGCGGAGCCTTCCCCGCGAGGGCGCCCGGGCCAGCGAGGGCCATCAGGATGCCACCACCAAGAGTGCAGGGTACGAAGCAGAGCACTTCCTAGCTGGTCAGGAGAGGATCCCGAAAAAGGGGAAGGAGATCTTGAGCAAGCAGGGTTCACAGGAGTGCCAGCCTATTGGTTTAACGTGTCCTCAGCACCTGCATAGCCCCGAGCACAGCATCAGCGAGAGGGGGAGATCGCGGCTGTCAAGGATGGTTGATTCAGGCAGCTGTGAAATTTCATCCAACTCAGACACCTTCGGGAGCCCAATTCACTCCATCTCCACAGCAGGAGTCCTGCTCAGTAGCCATATGGACCAGAAAGATGACCACCAGTCCTCCAGTGGCAACTGGAGCGGGAGCAGCTCCACGTGTCCCTCCCAGACATCTGAAACCattcctcctgctgcctctcctccacTAACAGGCTCTTCACACTGTGACTCCGAGCTGTCACTCAATACCGCTCCCAATGCCAACGAGGACTCCAGTGTCTTCATCACAGAGCAGTTTGGTGACCATGCAGACAAGGTCAGGGGCCACAGGGCAAGCTCCTTCACATCCACTGTGGCAGATTTACTGGATGACCCCAACAACAGCAACACGAGCGACAGTGAATGGAACTACCTGCACCATCACCATGACGCCTCCTGTCGCCAGGATTTCAGCCCTGAGCGCCCAAAGGCAGACAGCCTGGGATGTCCCAGCTTTACCAGCATGGCCACCTATGACAGCTTCCTTGAAAAGACTCCCTCTGACAAGGCAGACACTAGCTCACACTTTTCTGTGGATACTGAAGGATACTATACCTCCATGCACTTTGATTGCGGTCTGAAGGGTAATAAAAGCTATATTTGCAACTATGCAGCCCCAGGCTCCGAGAGTGGCCAGACCGGGAGCATGGCTTCCAGCCTAGCCGACTGTGCCTGGCAGGAGTGCGTGGGCCACAGGAGGCAGGCACGGCAGTGCATCTCACTGAAGAAACCAAAGGCAAAGCCAGCCCCACCAAAACGCAGCTCATCTTTGAGGAAATCAGAGGGCAGCACCGACCTTCCTGACAAGAAAGAACCAAAGATCGGTGGTGGGCAGCATGTTTCTCACACTGCCAGGGAGATGAAGCTGCCCCTTGAGTTTTCAAACACACCTTCCCGAGTGGAAGGCCCCAGCCTGCCAGCCAAACAGGAGCTTCCCTGGCCAAACCAGGATGATGGCGGGTTAAAGGACACTCAATTTGACACCGCCAGTATCCCCTCCTTTAAAGATGAAGGTGCTGAACAACCTCACTATGCAGACCTCTGGCTTCTGAACGACTTGAAATCTAGTGATCCTTACAGGTCCTTGTCCAATTCAAGCACTGCTACGGGTACTACAGTCATAGAGTGCATCAAGTCACCAGAGAGCTCTGAATCCCAGACGTCTCAGTCTGGGTCACGAGCTACAACCCCATCCCTCCCCTCTGTTGATAATGAGTTTAAGCTGGCCTCCCCGGAGAAGTTGGCAGGGTTAGCCTCACCCTCCAGTGGGTACTCCAGCCAGTCAGAGACACCCACCTCTTCTTTTCCGACAGCTTTCTTTTCAGGACCATTGTCTCCAGGGGGGAGCAAGAGGAAGCCGAAAGTTCCAGAGAGGAAGTCATCGCTGCAGCAGCCACTTTCAAAAGATGGCACCGCCTCAGTGAGCAAAGACCTCGAACTTCCGATTATACCTCCTACTCACCTTGACCTAAGTGCTCTTCACAATGTCTTGAGCAAGCCCTTCGCTCACAGGCACCAGCTGCATACCTTTAGCCACAGCAAGCAAAGCGCAGTCGGGGAAGCCCTGCAGCCCGGCCCTCCCTCTGCCCTCGCCATCACACCCTCCGTTCTCAAGTCAGTCCACCTCCGGGCAGTCAACAAGCCTGAAGGAGTGAAACATAAAGGCAGTACCCCAGACCTGCTCTGCATACAGGAGACCACCTTGATGGCAACTGAGGTCTCTCCAGGCAAAATGAGGCCACTCTTAGCTAAGAAACCAGTATCACGCCAGTACTCTACAGATGAGGCCATAATGCTGTACATTGACACTTCCCCAGCAGAAGCAGGCCCTGGAAAGCCACCTTTAGAGAAAAGCTCCTCTTTTGGTGGGCAGAATAGCTGTGATAGAGAAGCTGTAACTTCAGCAAGTGTGGGTCTGGTTGAAATCAAGCCTGGGAAGGACCAAACACACCTGGCTGCTGAACACTTACCAGAAAGCTCTCTGAATCAGACAGCTGCCATCCCCATGGATGGCTTTCAGAAGGGCTCAGCTGTCCCCACAAGTGATGATGAAATAAAGAAACCTGTTCAGGGAGCAGAAACAGTGAAGGATCTTCAGCAGGAAGTGCAGGCTCAGCAAGAGCTCTCCACAGGCAGCGAGGAGAAGGTGGAAGCTGGGCCCGTGGATGAAAGCCCAGCTCAGGCTGAGGGACCGGCCATCACCTATCAATTTAAGCACGAACCCGATGTAAGCCACCATGTGCCTGGGAGTATCAGCTACGAAGCAGAGATGACAGCAGTAGATTCACTCAGTGAAGAGGGTTACAAGCAGGAAAATGATATCACATCAGGTATCCCAACCAAAAGTGCCTCTGATGACAGCAGGGCAGACGAGACGGTGGGCAGCACAGATGAGCCTTCACTGAAAG AGTCTTCTCCAAGCGATGAGTCCATCATGTCTCCACTGAGCGAGGAGTCACAGGCTGACACTGAGGATGTCTTTGTGTCTCCAAATAAACCTCGTACTACTGAGGATCTATTTGCAGTCATTCACAG ATCAAAAAGGAAAGTTCTTGGGAGAAAGGATTCTGGAGACCTTTCCGTAAGAAACAGATTGAGAGCTTCATCTGGGACCAGCAGCCAGCCTCCCACCAGCAGCACACTGCCTACCAGCAACATGCCACCAGCCAGCAACGTGGGCACTCCCATTAGCAGTCAGAGGTCCCCTGGGCTCATATACAGGAATGCCAAAAAGTCCAACACATCCAATGAGGAGTTTAAGCTACTGCTCCTCAAAAAGGGCAGCCGATCTGATTCCAGCTACAGGATGTCTGCCACAGAAATTCTGAAAAGTCCTATTTTGCCCAAGTCTCCTGGAGAGCTGACAGCAGACGCCCTTCAAAGCACGGAAGAGTCTCCTCCCACAACGAGCCCTGATGCATTATCGCCgctctccccctgctcccccagggtCAACACGGAAGGATTCTCCTCCAAGAACTTCCCCATGTCGGCGTCCTCGCGGGTGGGGCGGTCGCGGGCGCCGccggcagccagcagcagccggTACAGCGTGCGCTGCAGGCTGTACAACACGCCCATGCAGGCCATCTCCGAGGGGGAGACCGAGAACTCGGATGGCAGCCCCCACGACGACCGGTCTTCTCAAAGCTCTACATAG